In Humulus lupulus chromosome 7, drHumLupu1.1, whole genome shotgun sequence, the following are encoded in one genomic region:
- the LOC133790509 gene encoding probable WRKY transcription factor 58 → MACNQSLDLSRKPTYGDVSERNQFEYYTSIRERILEDGYLWRKYAVYNNGENRRLYFKCTHPKCKVKKKVDNSHDGQITDIIYKGDHNHAEPQLGEDPEAKRRKNLNSTSSLSSRSVGEPKIVIQIKTDEDILDDGYRWYKYSQNVTKGNQNLRRYYKCTSGGLGCKVKKRVERDSGNLIIKYEGRHNHEVPEPDSASVPTANNPQQYSQETDVEEDEAVFLGGGYYWREYGESYYKCSHPNRSCGLELSDPLSSAHGLGSSAFSLGEVPQELQMNFLILYQVSMENPLN, encoded by the exons ATGGCGTGTAATCAATCTCTTGATCTTTCTAGAAAACCTACTTATGGAGATGTATCAGAAAGAAACCAGTTTGAATATTATACCTCAATTAGGGAGAGAATTTTAGAAGATGGATACCTGTGGAGAAAATACGCGGTTTACAATAATGGTGAAAATCGAAGGCTCTATTTCAAATGCACTCATCCAAAGTGTAAGGTGAAGAAAAAAGTGGACAATTCGCATGATGGTCAAATAACAGATATCATCTACAAGGGCGATCATAACCATGCAGAACCTCAGCTTGGTGAAGACCCTGAAGCAAAAAGAAG GAAGAATTTGAACTCCACATCATCTTTGTCCTCGAGATCTGTTGGAGAACCAAAAATAGTTATCCAAATTAAAACTGACGAAGATATACTTGATGATGGTTATCGTTGGTATAAGTATTCTCAGAATGTTACCAAAGGAAATCAAAATCTAAG GAGGTACTACAAATGCACAAGTGGTGGACTTGGATGTAAAGTTAAGAAGCGTGTAGAGAGAGATTCAGGCAatctaataataaaatatgaaggAAGACACAACCATGAAGTGCCTGAACCTGATAGTGCATCTGTACCTACTGCTAACAATCCCCAGCAATATTCTCAGGAAACCGatgttgaagaagatgaagctgtTTTCTTAGGAGGTGGATACTATTGGAGAGAATATGGAGAAAGCTATTACAAATGCAGTCATCCAAACCGTAGTTGTGGACTTGAACTTTCTGATCCTTTATCAAGTGCCCATGGACTCGGATCATCAGCATTCTCACTTGGTGAAGTCCCACAA GAACTCCAAATGAACTTTTTGATCCTTTATCAAGTGTCCATGGAAAATCCATTGAATTGA